In Vibrio bathopelagicus, the following are encoded in one genomic region:
- the trpS gene encoding tryptophan--tRNA ligase, translating into MSKPIVLSGVQPSGELSIGNYLGALRQWQQMQDDYDCQYCVVDLHAITVRQDPKALHEATLDALAICLAVGVDPKKSTLFVQSHVPEHAQLGWLLNCYTQMGELSRMTQFKDKSARHSNDVNVGLYDYPVLMAADILLYGAHQVPVGSDQKQHLELARDIANRFNNIYGPETPIFQVPEPYIPTVNARVMSLQDATKKMSKSDDNRKNVITLLEEPKSIIKKINKAQTDAETPPRIAHDWENKAGISNLMGLYSAATGKTFEEIEAQYQGVEMYGPFKKDVGAALVEMLEPIQSEYHRIRADRAYMDAVMKAGAEKASERAAVTLKKAYEAVGFVTRP; encoded by the coding sequence ATGAGCAAGCCCATCGTATTGAGTGGTGTTCAACCATCTGGTGAACTAAGTATCGGTAACTACTTGGGTGCTCTACGTCAATGGCAACAGATGCAAGATGATTACGATTGCCAATACTGTGTTGTAGACCTTCACGCAATTACGGTTCGCCAAGACCCGAAAGCACTGCATGAAGCGACTCTAGACGCATTAGCAATCTGTCTTGCTGTCGGTGTTGATCCAAAGAAGAGCACGCTATTTGTTCAGTCACACGTACCAGAGCATGCTCAACTTGGTTGGCTTCTTAACTGTTACACACAAATGGGTGAACTGAGCCGTATGACTCAGTTTAAAGATAAGTCTGCACGTCACTCAAATGACGTAAACGTAGGCCTATACGATTACCCAGTGTTGATGGCTGCAGATATCCTGCTTTACGGTGCTCACCAAGTGCCAGTAGGTAGCGACCAGAAACAGCATCTAGAGCTAGCGCGTGATATCGCCAATCGCTTTAACAACATCTACGGCCCTGAAACACCAATTTTCCAAGTTCCAGAACCTTACATTCCAACAGTGAATGCACGTGTAATGAGCCTGCAAGATGCGACTAAGAAAATGTCTAAGTCGGATGATAACCGTAAGAACGTAATTACTCTGCTAGAAGAGCCTAAGTCGATCATCAAGAAGATCAACAAAGCGCAAACCGATGCAGAAACGCCACCACGAATTGCTCACGATTGGGAAAACAAAGCGGGTATCTCTAACCTAATGGGTCTGTACTCTGCGGCGACGGGTAAAACGTTTGAAGAGATCGAAGCGCAATACCAAGGCGTTGAGATGTACGGTCCGTTCAAGAAGGATGTAGGCGCAGCATTGGTTGAGATGCTTGAGCCGATTCAATCTGAATATCACCGTATCCGTGCTGATCGTGCTTACATGGACGCAGTAATGAAAGCGGGTGCTGAAAAAGCGTCTGAACGTGCTGCAGTAACACTGAAAAAAGCATACGAAGCGGTAGGTTTTGTTACTCGCCCATAG